A genomic stretch from Mus pahari chromosome 6, PAHARI_EIJ_v1.1, whole genome shotgun sequence includes:
- the Col9a2 gene encoding collagen alpha-2(IX) chain translates to MTAVPVPRSLFILLQVLWLALAQIRGPPGEPGPPGPPGPPGVPGSDGIDGDKGPPGKVGPPGSKGEPGKPGPDGPDGKPGIDGLMGAKGEPGPMGTPGVKGQPGLPGPPGLPGPGFAGPPGPPGPVGLPGEIGTPGPKGDPGPEGPSGPPGPPGKPGRPGTIQGLEGSADFLCPTNCPAGVKGPQGLQGVKGHPGKRGILGDPGRQGKPGPKGDVGASGEQGIPGPPGPQGIRGYPGMAGPKGEMGPRGYKGMVGSVGAAGPPGEEGPRGPPGRAGEKGDVGSQGARGPQGITGPKGITGPPGIDGKDGTPGIPGMKGSAGQVGRPGSQGHQGLAGVPGQPGTKGGPGDKGEPGQQGLPGVSGPPGKEGEPGPRGEIGPQGIMGQKGDQGERGPVGQPGPQGRQGPKGEQGPPGIPGPQGLPGIKGDKGSPGKTGPRGGVGDPGVAGLPGEKGEKGQSGEPGLKGQQGVRGETGYPGPSGDAGAPGVQGYPGLPGPRGLVGDRGVPGQPGRQGVVGRAASDQHIVDVVLKMIQEQLAEVAVSAKREALGAVGMVGLPGPPGPPGYPGKQGPNGHPGPRGIPGIVGAVGQIGNTGPKGKRGEKGDPGEMGRGHPGMPGPPGIPGLPGRAGQAINGKDGDRGSPGAPGEAGRPGRPGPVGLPGFCEPAACLGASAYTSARLTEPGSIKGP, encoded by the exons AGAGGTCCACCAGGGGAGCCGGGTCCTCCAGGGCCACCAGGGCCACCAGGAGTGCCTGGTTCGGATGGCATCGAC GGTGACAAGGGGCCTCCAGGTAAAGTTGGTCCTCCg GGATCCAAAGGAGAGCCCGGCAAACCTGGTCCAGATGGTCCAGATGGGAAACCTGGCATTGAT GGTTTAATGGGAGCCAAGGGAGAGCCTGGTCCCATGGGGACCCCTGGAGTTAAG ggccagcctgggctcccagGGCCCCCTGGCCTGCCG GGCCCTGGTTTTGCTGGACCTCCC GGACCACCTGGACCTGTTGGCCTCCCTGGTGAGATTGGAACCCCAGGCCCCAAG GGGGATCCAGGACCAGAGGGACCATCAGGGCCCCCAGGACCCCCTGGGAAACCA GGCCGACCAGGAACCATCCAGGGCTTGGAAGGGAGTGCGGATTTCTTG TGTCCAACCAACTGTCCAGCTGGTGTGAAGGGTCCCCAGGGTCTGCAAGGAGTGAAG GGTCATCCAGGCAAACGGGGGATTCTGGGTGATCCTGGTCGCCAGGGGAAGCCA GGTCCCAAGGGAGATGTGGGTGCCTCTGGAGAGCAAGGTATCCCTGGACCACCG ggcCCCCAAGGCATCAGGGGCTACCCAGGCATGGCAGGACCCAAGGGAGAGATG gGTCCTCGTGGATATAAAGGCATGGTGGGCTCCGTTGGGGCTGCTGGGCCACCG GGTGAAGAAGGCCCAAGGGGGCCACCAGGCCGAGCCGGTGAGAAGGGGGATGTG GGGAGCCAAGGTGCCCGAGGACCCCAGGGGATAACAGGCCCAAAGGGAATAACC GGCCCGCCAGGCATTGATGGAAAGGATGGGACCCCAGGCATTCCTGGCATGAAG GGCAGTGCAGGACAAGTGGGACGGCCAGGAAGCCAAGGCCACCAGGGTTTAGCG GgtgtgccgggtcagcctggaaCAAAAGGAGGTCCTGGAGACAAG GGTGAACCAGGCCAGCAGGGCTTGCCGGGAGTCTCTGGTCCCCCTGGGAAAGAA ggGGAGCCAGGGCCTCGAGGAGAAATTGGTCCACAGGGCATCATGGGACAGAAG GGCGACCAGGGTGAGAGGGGGCCAGTGGGACAGCCAGGCCCTCAAGGACGACAG GGCCCCAAGGGAGAGCAGGGCCCTCCAGGAATTCCAGGACCCCAAGGCTTGCCAGGCATCAAAGGAGATAAG GGTTCTCCAGGGAAGACCGGGCCCCGAGGCGGAGTG GGTGACCCAGGGGTGGCCGGCCTCccgggagagaaaggagagaag GGCCAGTCAGGCGAGCCAGGGCTTAAGGGACAG CAAGGAGTCCGTGGAGAGACCGGCTACCCCGGCCCCAGTGGAGATGCTGGTGCCCCAGGAGTGCAGGGCTACCCCGGGCTTCCCGGGCCCCGAGGACTGGTGGGAGATCGAGGCGTGCCAGGACAACCCgggagacagggtgtggtg GGCCGAGCTGCCAGTGACCAGCATATCGTGGATGTGGTGCTGAAGATGATTCAAG AGCAACTTGCCGAGGTAGCTGTGAGTGCCAAGCGAGAAGCCCTAGGTGCAGTAGGGATGGTGGGTCTTCCAGGACCTCCTGGGCCCCCTGGATATCCAGGCAAACAGGGGCCCAATGGGCATCCCGGTCCCCGAGGCATTCCTGGCATCGTGGGAGCAGTGGGTCAGATTGGCAACACTGGACCCAAGG GAAAgcgtggagagaagggggatcCAGGAGAAATGGGTCGTGGCCATCCCGGGATGCCTGGGCCCCCAGGGATCCCAG GTCTTCCTGGCCGGGCTGGTCAGGCAATCAATGGCAAGGATGGGGACCGAGGATCCCCAGGGGCTCCAGGAGAGGCCGGGAGACCTGGCCGGCCAGGCCCAGTGGGGCTACCAGGTTTCTGTGAGCCTGCCGCATGCCTGGGAGCTTCAGCCTATACCTCTGCTCGCCTCACAGAGCCTGGGTCCATCAAGGGGCCATGA